The DNA sequence CTCGTCAAGCAGGTAATTCAACAGTATGACAACCTCCCTGATCTCTTGTTTGTTCATGTTGGAATTGGGTTTCCGCAGCATCTTGATGCCATAGGCTTTTACCGCCTGCCGGTCAAAGGGCTGGCCGGTGATGGGAGCCCTCCCGGTCTGCACGGCAATGACGGTCCGTTCCATGGTGTGGCACTTGACGCATTTCCGCGACATGAGATCGAACGATGCCCTGTAGTTGGCCGGGATGCTGTCGGGATCGAAATTCATTCTGTCCCCGCGTCCCTTTACCCTGATGCGTGCGTCGGCAACCGCGGCAATGACAAGCGTGAAGAGCGTGACCAGTATGATGAGCTTCCGCATGTGAGACTCCTTCAGACGAGATTATGGCGGCTAGTAGAGCAAAAATCAGAAACTGAACGTCACCCCGAGGGTGCCGATCTTGTTGGTTATGTCTTGGGCAGTATCATCCGGCCTTTTTATTGATGATCCGTTAGAAGGAAACCGGTAAGAAGTTACAATTTCGTGTTTGTACTCAAGGGCTATCTTCACGTTTTGAAGGGGGGCGTAGGCGAGGGTCGGGATAAAACGGCGCACCAGGCCGCGCCCGTCATCCTGGTATTCGAACCGCAGGGCACCGATGAGGTTCTGGAGAAAGGTATACTCGCCTTCAACGGCGGCCACGTAGGATTTCAGTTCGATTGGGGTACTTGACAGGTTCAGGTAAGCATTGTCGTCCTTGCCCAGCACACCGGCCACCCTGAGCCTGAAGAGCTTGTAGAGGATGTCCAGGTCCGCTCCTGCGCGGTAATAGCTGTTCTGGATGGGGGGGGATACGCCTGTTGGGGTGTTCGGGGTGCCGTTCTTGCCGTAGTAGCCGTAGGCCCCAACGGTGACCGTCAGGAAGTCGAAGATGCTCTCCTCCTTGGCCAGATCCACCTCCGGTTCGTTGGCCAGGTAATCCGCCCCGCCGAACTTGTAGGAGATGTGGCCGTAGCCTTCCTTGGTGTTTTGATCCTTGCGGTTCACCACCCCGGCGGCGACGAAGAAGCGGTTGGCAAGCACGGCGTTGGCCTCCAGTGCGTCCTGGGGCTGTTCGAGCTTGAATTCCGAAACGCCGACCGTGTAGGCGTAGGGGGCGAAGGAATTGGTCGTGGAGAGCTTGTTGTTGGACT is a window from the Oryzomonas sagensis genome containing:
- a CDS encoding cytochrome C; its protein translation is MRKLIILVTLFTLVIAAVADARIRVKGRGDRMNFDPDSIPANYRASFDLMSRKCVKCHTMERTVIAVQTGRAPITGQPFDRQAVKAYGIKMLRKPNSNMNKQEIREVVILLNYLLDENAR